TTAGGTTGGCCCATTAATAAACTATCGCCCGAACTGGCTCAAAAAGTAATTGACGGAGCGAGAATCGTTTGTGCGGAAGCCGGAATTACGCTTGCCGGTGGCCACAGCATTGACAGTCCGGAACCCATTTTCGGATTAGCCGTTACCGGTATCATCGATTTAAAAAATTTAAAGCAAAACAATACGGCTAAAGAAGGGGACTTGATTTACCTCACCAAAAAAATTGGCGTAGGCATTTTAACCACCGCTGAAAAAAAAGGTGTGTTAAAAGAAGAACACAAAGGCGTTGCAGCAAAACAAATGATGCAACTCAATAAACTAGGAGCACAACTGGGACCATTGGATTTTGTAACAGCCATGACGGATGTCACCGGCTTTGGGTTACTTGGCCATTTGATTGAAATGGCTGAGGGCGCAGGATTGAGTGCAGAAATAAATTATGCAGCAGTTCCTTTGATTGAAGACTTAAATTTTTATACCGCTCAAATGTGTGTTCCTGATAATAGTTTTAGAAACTGGAGTGGCTACGACCCGAAGGTTTCAGGCATCACCGGAGATTCGTTGCTGACACTCTGCGACCCACAAACGAACGGAGGTTTGTTAATTACCATCGATCCGAAACACAAAGAT
This portion of the Bacteroidota bacterium genome encodes:
- the selD gene encoding selenide, water dikinase SelD, yielding MEEIKLTQYSHGAGCGCKIAPHVLEEILKSNFVAPSDKNLIVGNSSKDDAAVYAIGNGQAIISTTDFFMPIVDDASDFGKIASANAISDVYAMGGKPLLAIAILGWPINKLSPELAQKVIDGARIVCAEAGITLAGGHSIDSPEPIFGLAVTGIIDLKNLKQNNTAKEGDLIYLTKKIGVGILTTAEKKGVLKEEHKGVAAKQMMQLNKLGAQLGPLDFVTAMTDVTGFGLLGHLIEMAEGAGLSAEINYAAVPLIEDLNFYTAQMCVPDNSFRNWSGYDPKVSGITGDSLLTLCDPQTNGGLLITIDPKHKDEFEKRLVEEGLAAFAQPIGRMKVKGEKVISLI